One genomic segment of [Phormidium] sp. ETS-05 includes these proteins:
- a CDS encoding methyl-accepting chemotaxis protein: protein MNTVEDLNRAHAIMADLRLLEKTIISAEAGEKEFVITSKEEDLEPYMMAKTKIPTILQDLNNMVSDPYQKIRLEQLPIALDNKLQEIEQVIAIKRKGNQQQLAELLASEESQINLSKLQAELQEIEQAELKLLEDRQIKVRQAEATDNLIMVGGGIAIVSISGIMIWFVLRQVVKPINQNAIEIAASSGQISRSVAEQERIASQQAVSVNQTTATVDELGASSRQVAQQAEFAVTSANQVLSLAGDGTKAVELTLEEMAKLRAKVHQIAEEITRLSEKTNQIGMISTAVKDLASQTNMLALNAAVEAVRAGESGKGFGVVATEIRKLADQSQKSASQISTLVTDIQKAISSTVRVTEEGRYTVESGVEVVNNTAETFAGVAAAINTVVVNTKQISLNVEQQAIAIGQIVTAMNDINQGATHAASGMTQAKMSSQQLHQVAENLKALV, encoded by the coding sequence ATGAATACAGTAGAAGACTTAAATCGAGCCCATGCAATTATGGCAGATTTAAGGTTGCTGGAAAAAACCATAATTTCCGCAGAAGCAGGAGAAAAAGAGTTTGTCATTACTAGCAAAGAAGAAGATTTAGAGCCATATATGATGGCCAAAACTAAAATCCCGACAATTCTGCAAGATTTAAACAATATGGTCAGCGACCCTTACCAGAAAATACGTTTAGAGCAGTTACCTATAGCCTTAGATAATAAGTTACAAGAAATCGAGCAAGTCATTGCCATCAAAAGGAAGGGGAATCAGCAACAACTCGCGGAGCTTTTAGCTTCGGAAGAAAGCCAAATCAATTTAAGCAAACTCCAAGCCGAACTCCAGGAAATTGAACAGGCAGAATTAAAGTTGCTCGAAGACCGCCAAATAAAAGTACGTCAAGCCGAAGCTACAGATAACTTGATTATGGTGGGGGGAGGAATTGCGATCGTCTCCATCTCGGGGATTATGATTTGGTTTGTGCTGCGACAAGTCGTAAAGCCAATCAATCAAAACGCCATAGAAATTGCGGCATCCTCGGGGCAGATTTCCCGCAGCGTTGCCGAACAGGAGCGCATTGCTAGTCAGCAGGCAGTATCTGTGAATCAAACCACCGCGACGGTGGACGAACTGGGGGCATCTTCCAGGCAAGTGGCACAACAAGCAGAGTTTGCCGTAACGAGTGCTAACCAAGTGTTGAGTCTGGCTGGAGATGGCACAAAAGCGGTGGAGTTAACCTTGGAGGAAATGGCAAAGCTGAGGGCGAAAGTTCACCAAATTGCCGAAGAGATTACCCGGTTGAGCGAGAAAACCAATCAAATTGGGATGATTTCTACGGCGGTGAAGGATTTAGCGTCACAGACGAATATGCTGGCCCTCAATGCGGCGGTGGAAGCTGTGCGAGCCGGGGAAAGCGGCAAAGGTTTTGGGGTGGTAGCCACAGAAATCCGCAAACTGGCAGACCAAAGCCAAAAATCAGCCAGTCAAATTAGCACTCTGGTTACGGATATTCAGAAAGCGATTTCCTCTACGGTGCGGGTTACGGAGGAAGGTCGCTATACTGTGGAATCTGGTGTGGAAGTAGTAAACAACACGGCGGAAACCTTTGCAGGGGTGGCTGCAGCCATCAATACGGTGGTGGTTAACACCAAGCAAATTTCTCTGAATGTGGAGCAACAAGCGATCGCGATCGGCCAAATCGTCACTGCCATGAACGATATCAACCAAGGGGCCACCCATGCTGCCTCTGGGATGACTCAAGCCAAGATGAGTAGCCAGCAACTCCACCAAGTCGCGGAAAATCTCAAAGCATTGGTTTAG
- the glyS gene encoding glycine--tRNA ligase subunit beta, translating into MPNFLLELGTEELPADFVADAIAQWQRRIPATLAENLLTNDAIHVFGTPRRLAVLIEGLPHQQPDREEEIKGPPAAAAFKNGQPTPAAVGFAKKQQVELDTLEIRPTDKGDFVFVLKKIPGRATSDILAALVPQWINSLEGKRLMRWGDGEVKFSRPLRNLTVVLDNQVLPVMIENNSQHIESGRVCAGHRVLHPEPVTINNATDYIQSLRDACIEVDPQRRQTTMLQQIQTVATTVGGVPLIPPDLLQEVTNLVEWPTAVIGKFDPEFLILPPEVITTVMVKHQRYFPVLKPNTTKTELLPYFITISNGDPEKSDIIAAGNERVLRARLADGQFFYKTDTAKTLETYVSQLEKVTFQEDLGSVRDKVNRISQIAGLISEQLKDTLSKKGWGDAERESIQRAALLCKADLVTQMVYEFPELQGVMGEKYARFSGESESVATAIFEHYLPRNAGDMLPQTITGQVIAVADKLDTIVSIFGLGMLPTGSSDPFALRRAANAIINITWAADLPVNLHQLLSQTVQEAELTFNQVAEFFGQRLRALLQEERGIDYDLVNAVLGENDPEYGKRALEDLLDLRDRATFLQSIRQNGTLDKIYETVNRSTRLAKQGDLDTLQLDPAAVVEPALFQKPCEQGFYDALVQLVPTTKIARDTRNYQQLVDSLEAIAPVVSNFFDGPESVLVMDADPKVQRNRLNLLGLLRNHARVLADFGSIVKS; encoded by the coding sequence ATGCCGAATTTTCTCCTCGAACTTGGTACAGAAGAACTGCCCGCTGATTTTGTGGCCGACGCGATCGCCCAGTGGCAACGTCGCATCCCTGCCACCCTCGCCGAAAACCTCTTGACAAACGACGCGATTCATGTATTCGGCACCCCTCGCCGCCTCGCCGTCCTCATCGAAGGTTTGCCACACCAGCAACCAGACCGCGAAGAAGAAATCAAAGGACCCCCCGCCGCCGCTGCCTTCAAAAACGGCCAACCCACCCCAGCCGCAGTCGGATTTGCCAAAAAGCAACAAGTAGAGTTAGACACCCTGGAAATTCGCCCCACCGATAAAGGCGATTTCGTCTTTGTGCTAAAAAAAATCCCGGGACGCGCCACCAGCGACATTCTCGCCGCTTTAGTCCCCCAATGGATTAACTCCCTAGAAGGCAAACGCCTGATGCGCTGGGGAGATGGAGAGGTGAAATTTTCCCGTCCCCTGCGCAATCTCACCGTGGTCCTGGATAATCAAGTCCTCCCGGTAATGATTGAAAACAACTCCCAACATATCGAGTCAGGGAGAGTTTGCGCCGGACACCGCGTCCTCCACCCGGAACCCGTCACCATCAACAACGCCACCGACTATATCCAGTCACTACGAGATGCTTGTATAGAAGTTGACCCCCAAAGGCGTCAAACTACGATGCTGCAGCAAATCCAAACTGTAGCTACCACAGTCGGTGGCGTCCCTCTCATCCCCCCCGACTTGCTCCAAGAAGTGACCAACTTAGTGGAATGGCCCACCGCCGTCATCGGCAAATTTGACCCGGAATTTTTAATCCTACCCCCGGAAGTCATCACTACCGTGATGGTGAAACACCAGCGCTACTTCCCAGTCCTCAAACCCAATACGACTAAAACTGAACTACTGCCCTATTTTATCACTATTTCTAACGGCGACCCCGAGAAATCTGATATTATCGCTGCTGGCAATGAAAGGGTATTGCGGGCTCGCTTAGCCGATGGGCAGTTTTTCTATAAAACCGATACGGCTAAAACCCTAGAAACCTATGTTTCTCAGTTGGAAAAAGTCACTTTCCAAGAGGATTTAGGCTCGGTGCGAGACAAGGTAAATCGCATCAGCCAAATTGCTGGTTTGATTAGCGAGCAACTCAAAGACACCCTTTCAAAGAAGGGTTGGGGGGATGCTGAACGGGAATCTATCCAGCGGGCTGCTCTGCTGTGCAAGGCAGATTTAGTCACTCAAATGGTTTATGAGTTCCCGGAACTGCAAGGGGTGATGGGGGAAAAATATGCTCGCTTTTCTGGGGAATCAGAATCCGTAGCTACCGCTATCTTCGAGCATTACTTGCCCCGAAATGCGGGAGATATGTTGCCCCAAACTATCACGGGGCAAGTTATCGCCGTGGCGGATAAACTGGATACCATCGTCAGTATTTTTGGGTTGGGGATGCTGCCCACGGGTTCTTCTGACCCCTTCGCTTTGCGCCGCGCCGCTAATGCTATCATTAATATTACTTGGGCGGCAGATTTGCCGGTGAATTTGCACCAGTTGCTGAGTCAAACTGTGCAGGAGGCGGAGTTGACTTTCAATCAGGTAGCGGAGTTTTTTGGGCAGCGTCTGCGGGCTCTGTTGCAGGAAGAGCGGGGGATTGATTACGATTTGGTGAATGCAGTTTTGGGCGAAAATGACCCGGAATATGGGAAACGGGCTTTAGAGGATTTGTTGGATTTGCGCGATCGCGCCACATTCCTGCAATCCATCCGCCAAAATGGCACTCTGGATAAAATCTATGAAACTGTCAACCGCTCCACTCGTTTGGCAAAACAAGGGGACTTGGATACTCTGCAACTAGACCCCGCCGCTGTGGTAGAACCGGCTTTATTCCAAAAACCCTGCGAGCAAGGTTTTTATGATGCTTTGGTGCAGTTGGTCCCCACCACGAAAATTGCCCGAGATACCCGGAATTATCAGCAGTTGGTGGATAGTTTAGAGGCGATCGCTCCCGTGGTCAGCAACTTTTTTGACGGCCCCGAAAGCGTCCTAGTTATGGATGCAGACCCGAAAGTGCAGCGCAACCGCTTGAATTTGCTCGGACTCCTGCGCAATCACGCCCGGGTGTTGGCTGATTTCGGCTCGATCGTCAAATCTTAG